A window from uncultured Desulfobacter sp. encodes these proteins:
- a CDS encoding phage-shock protein encodes MKILLVTIISVGVAILALVILGIIIIGIIRAAKTGGLSKNEKDARAEETRMIQDIYNALPKMEERIEALETILIERGHSNH; translated from the coding sequence ATGAAAATCCTATTAGTGACAATCATCAGTGTCGGCGTGGCAATCCTTGCCCTGGTCATCCTGGGAATCATCATCATCGGCATTATCCGGGCGGCCAAAACCGGAGGGCTGTCAAAAAACGAGAAAGACGCCCGGGCAGAAGAGACAAGAATGATCCAGGACATCTACAATGCCCTGCCCAAAATGGAGGAACGGATTGAAGCCCTTGAAACCATACTCATCGAACGCGGACACTCAAATCATTAA
- the pspC gene encoding envelope stress response membrane protein PspC produces the protein MRYHKNRYHCAGGGMRGRTENGGFRQRMNRLTASEGFYRSRRGILFGVCRGLAEHFNFSVFWTRVIVLALFLFTGFWPVGVLYFVAALLLNPEPVIALENEDDEEFYNSYTRSRSSAIQRIKRKFDNIDRRIQRMEDTVTSKEFDFK, from the coding sequence ATGAGATACCACAAAAACCGTTACCACTGTGCAGGAGGCGGCATGAGGGGGCGGACAGAAAATGGGGGATTTCGTCAAAGGATGAACCGCCTGACCGCATCCGAAGGGTTTTACCGCTCCAGACGGGGCATCCTCTTCGGGGTTTGCCGGGGCCTGGCAGAACATTTCAACTTCTCGGTATTCTGGACCCGGGTGATTGTACTGGCCCTGTTTTTATTCACCGGATTCTGGCCGGTGGGCGTTCTCTATTTTGTTGCGGCACTTTTGCTTAACCCTGAGCCCGTCATTGCCCTGGAAAATGAAGATGACGAAGAATTTTATAATTCTTATACCCGGTCAAGATCTTCTGCTATCCAGCGAATTAAAAGAAAATTTGACAATATTGACCGTCGGATTCAGCGCATGGAGGATACGGTGACGTCAAAAGAATTTGATTTTAAATAA